A window of the Synechococcus sp. LTW-R genome harbors these coding sequences:
- a CDS encoding RNA polymerase sigma factor RpoD/SigA translates to MASSLSAFLGEIGRHQLLTPEQELMLGRKVQAMVHLHERCAMAGGVGEACSYNDIEKRTMRVGERAKDQMITANLRLVVNLAKRYQGKGLDLLDLIQEGTLGLTRAVEKYDPTRGHRFSTYAYWWIRQGLNRALSTQSRTIRIPVNVNEKLTRLRAAKARLMQRNGMAPTSQQLATALGLPLDEIEDLLGCELRSVTVSLQGIVKSKSDPTELVDVLPSEDLPPMERCELAERNAAVWKLLDQSNLTPKERTVVMLRFGLDGSHEWRTLAEVARLLGCSREYCRQVVQRALRKLRKVGIQSGLVDVSSVVQ, encoded by the coding sequence ATGGCCAGCTCGCTGAGTGCTTTCTTGGGTGAAATTGGTCGTCACCAATTGTTGACACCAGAGCAAGAGCTGATGCTTGGCCGCAAGGTACAAGCGATGGTGCACTTGCATGAGCGCTGCGCTATGGCTGGTGGTGTTGGCGAGGCCTGCAGCTACAACGACATCGAAAAGCGCACGATGCGCGTGGGCGAGCGGGCCAAAGATCAGATGATCACCGCCAACCTGCGCCTGGTGGTCAACCTGGCCAAGCGTTACCAGGGCAAGGGTCTTGATCTGTTGGATCTCATCCAAGAGGGGACCCTCGGTTTGACCCGGGCCGTGGAGAAATACGACCCCACCCGTGGCCATCGCTTTAGTACTTATGCCTACTGGTGGATTCGTCAGGGTCTCAATCGTGCGCTTTCGACCCAAAGTCGCACGATTCGGATCCCTGTCAATGTCAATGAAAAATTGACACGCCTGCGGGCGGCGAAGGCGCGTTTGATGCAGCGCAATGGCATGGCGCCGACCTCACAACAGTTGGCGACGGCATTGGGTTTGCCGCTCGATGAAATTGAGGATTTGCTGGGTTGCGAACTGCGCAGCGTCACGGTCAGCCTGCAGGGCATCGTCAAATCCAAATCCGATCCCACGGAGTTGGTCGATGTGCTCCCCAGCGAGGACCTTCCGCCGATGGAGCGTTGTGAATTGGCGGAGCGCAATGCCGCCGTTTGGAAGCTCCTGGATCAGTCGAACCTCACCCCGAAGGAGCGCACCGTGGTGATGCTGCGCTTCGGCCTGGATGGCAGCCATGAATGGCGGACCTTGGCCGAGGTGGCGCGCCTGCTGGGCTGCAGCCGGGAGTACTGCCGTCAGGTCGTCCAACGGGCCCTGCGCAAGCTGCGCAAGGTGGGGATTCAGAGCGGCCTGGTGGACGTCAGTTCTGTCGTCCAGTAA
- a CDS encoding YkvA family protein, translating to MAVDPAAQPIDAQVLGSTEVDEGALRQLLRRAGRAIARPALECLELMLDPGTPPQVRLTMLAALTYLLVPVDLIPDFIPAAGFSDDLVALTALLGLCTRHMSDPIRIRAQRKLDRWFPPTR from the coding sequence ATGGCTGTCGACCCTGCTGCCCAACCCATTGATGCCCAGGTGCTGGGCAGCACCGAGGTGGATGAGGGGGCGCTGCGCCAGCTGTTGCGCCGTGCCGGTCGTGCCATCGCCCGGCCAGCCCTGGAATGTCTGGAGCTGATGCTCGATCCGGGCACGCCACCCCAGGTGCGCCTGACGATGCTGGCGGCCTTGACCTATCTCCTGGTGCCGGTCGATCTGATCCCTGATTTCATTCCGGCTGCGGGCTTTAGTGATGACCTGGTGGCCTTGACCGCTTTATTGGGGCTCTGCACGCGTCACATGAGCGACCCCATTCGGATCCGGGCGCAACGCAAACTGGATCGCTGGTTCCCCCCGACGCGCTGA
- a CDS encoding phosphate-starvation-inducible PsiE family protein, with protein MLSVTLTVVLVVATLQLLLFLGSDLLDLQVNWTGEGLVGLLDQILVILIAVEVLQNLTAYLREHVVQIELVLVTALTAVARKVIVSPPGMQKDPAVLIGLGVAIVSLAAAYWLVRQSHLKRPPTRTEPATPSPDPDRLP; from the coding sequence GTGCTCTCGGTCACCCTCACGGTGGTCCTGGTGGTGGCGACCCTGCAACTGCTGCTCTTCCTGGGCAGCGACCTGCTGGATCTTCAGGTCAATTGGACCGGTGAGGGCCTGGTGGGTCTCCTGGATCAAATCCTGGTGATTTTGATTGCCGTGGAGGTCCTCCAGAACCTCACCGCCTACCTGCGGGAACACGTCGTTCAGATCGAGCTGGTGCTGGTGACGGCGTTGACGGCGGTCGCCCGCAAGGTGATTGTCTCCCCTCCGGGCATGCAGAAGGACCCGGCTGTGCTGATCGGTTTGGGGGTGGCGATCGTCTCCTTGGCGGCGGCCTACTGGCTGGTGCGCCAATCGCACCTCAAGCGTCCGCCGACCAGAACAGAGCCAGCCACACCGTCCCCGGATCCGGATCGGTTGCCGTAA
- a CDS encoding Nif11 domain/cupin domain-containing protein, protein MAEAQLQQFLNKIEQLNAFVALSEAQPALRQALRDCSNHHDVVQLAAQFGFDIGRRWGDSPAKPAGPSDQPNLLRGACPAAGQEHTEVLASGQHWRLERIHSCQAISPAQGWYDQAESEWVLLLRGSATLHFEDEGQPRDLCVGDALLIAPHRRHRVTATDPDPGTVWLALFWSADA, encoded by the coding sequence ATGGCCGAAGCGCAGCTCCAACAGTTCCTCAACAAGATCGAGCAACTCAATGCCTTCGTGGCCTTGAGCGAAGCGCAGCCCGCCCTGCGCCAGGCGCTGCGGGACTGCAGCAATCACCACGATGTGGTGCAACTGGCCGCCCAGTTCGGCTTTGACATCGGCCGGCGCTGGGGGGACAGCCCAGCGAAACCGGCTGGACCGTCGGATCAACCCAACCTGCTGCGGGGGGCGTGCCCGGCCGCCGGCCAGGAACACACCGAGGTCCTAGCCAGCGGCCAGCATTGGCGGCTCGAGCGCATTCATTCCTGCCAGGCCATCAGCCCAGCGCAAGGCTGGTACGACCAGGCGGAGAGCGAATGGGTCCTGCTGCTACGTGGAAGCGCGACGCTGCACTTTGAAGACGAAGGCCAGCCTCGGGACCTCTGCGTCGGCGATGCACTGTTGATCGCACCGCATCGCCGGCATCGGGTTACGGCAACCGATCCGGATCCGGGGACGGTGTGGCTGGCTCTGTTCTGGTCGGCGGACGCTTGA
- a CDS encoding GNAT family N-acetyltransferase, which translates to MHRIRELRREEHTEAIRIYQQAVLSCDQKLYTQAQREAWASQGPSLHAALTRGQGLASEGSDGQLLAFALRDPNARLSLLYCHPEAQGQGHGSALVKAAETAAAQENLAELHTEASLISTPLLLSLGWRIRWRETLLIRGVPFERFNLSRSLKPILN; encoded by the coding sequence ATGCATCGGATCCGAGAATTACGCAGGGAGGAGCACACTGAAGCGATCCGCATCTATCAGCAGGCGGTGCTGAGTTGCGACCAGAAGCTGTACACACAGGCACAAAGAGAAGCCTGGGCTTCGCAAGGTCCATCCCTCCATGCAGCCCTGACGCGAGGCCAAGGCCTGGCCAGCGAAGGTTCAGACGGACAACTACTCGCCTTTGCGCTGCGCGATCCCAACGCGCGACTCTCGCTTCTCTATTGCCATCCCGAGGCCCAAGGCCAGGGCCATGGGAGTGCCTTGGTCAAGGCCGCGGAGACCGCAGCTGCACAGGAGAACCTCGCAGAACTGCACACCGAAGCCAGCTTGATCTCCACCCCATTGCTGCTCTCCCTGGGCTGGCGCATTCGCTGGAGAGAAACGTTGTTGATCCGCGGAGTCCCCTTTGAGCGGTTCAACCTCAGCAGATCGCTGAAACCGATACTGAATTGA
- a CDS encoding AbrB family transcriptional regulator — MLTGSDLLAKVKELGDVSKSDIVRACGYVSSKKDGGERLNFTAFYEALLEAKGVELGVSSKVGKGGRKLSYVATVQGNGNLLIGKAYTAMLDLQPGDEFEIKLGRKQIRLIPAGGSDEDEE; from the coding sequence ATGCTCACGGGTTCTGATCTGCTGGCCAAAGTTAAAGAGCTTGGCGATGTAAGTAAGTCCGATATCGTCCGCGCCTGCGGTTATGTGTCCTCCAAGAAGGACGGTGGTGAGCGCCTGAACTTCACCGCCTTCTACGAGGCCCTGCTGGAAGCCAAAGGCGTTGAACTGGGTGTCAGCAGCAAGGTTGGCAAGGGTGGCCGCAAGCTCAGCTATGTCGCTACCGTTCAGGGCAACGGCAACCTGCTGATCGGTAAGGCCTATACCGCCATGCTCGATCTGCAGCCCGGCGACGAGTTCGAAATCAAGCTCGGCCGCAAGCAGATTCGTCTGATTCCCGCCGGCGGTAGCGACGAAGACGAGGAGTGA